Proteins from one Ketobacter alkanivorans genomic window:
- the lolB gene encoding lipoprotein insertase outer membrane protein LolB has translation MPVTHPLLRLTLLLLSLTLGGCQLWQPSQELATPQPGQPKLNWVAHVRALTLLQEWQIKGKIGVRTSDDGGSAYIDWSQSFDSFYILLSGPLGQGSTIVSGNPYGARLENSEGTFLSESPEHLIAQHTGWAIPIHQLLYWIKGIPSPHGKSILQHNALGTLESLQQEGWKLEFDRYTNVMGTLLPQRIKIHKEDLKVTLIIKEWLPLASPEDSSEDPADPI, from the coding sequence GTGCCCGTAACACACCCATTGCTCAGGCTGACCCTATTACTCCTCAGCCTCACCCTAGGCGGCTGCCAGCTCTGGCAACCAAGCCAGGAACTCGCGACACCTCAGCCCGGCCAGCCCAAACTAAACTGGGTGGCACATGTTCGCGCGCTTACACTGCTGCAGGAATGGCAGATCAAAGGCAAAATTGGAGTTCGCACCAGCGACGACGGCGGCAGCGCATACATCGACTGGAGCCAGTCGTTCGATAGCTTCTATATACTCCTGTCCGGCCCATTGGGTCAGGGTTCCACCATCGTCAGCGGCAACCCTTACGGTGCCCGCCTCGAGAACAGTGAAGGCACCTTTCTGTCGGAATCCCCAGAACACCTGATTGCGCAGCACACCGGCTGGGCCATCCCCATCCATCAGCTACTGTACTGGATCAAGGGCATTCCCTCCCCCCACGGCAAAAGCATCCTACAACACAACGCACTGGGCACACTGGAAAGCTTGCAACAGGAAGGCTGGAAGCTGGAGTTTGATCGCTACACCAACGTCATGGGAACCCTGCTGCCGCAACGCATCAAAATCCACAAAGAAGATCTCAAGGTCACCCTTATCATCAAAGAATGGCTGCCACTGGCCAGCCCAGAAGATTCATCAGAAGACCCTGCAGACCCAATATGA
- a CDS encoding tetratricopeptide repeat protein codes for MIYKRFLVLISTASVLILNGCASVGIGKSSHAPQQSAQPASVEADQPTRSFEGDTLFELLLAEFAGKRNRADVALGKYLKQAHETRDPQVIERATFIARYLGAHQATLDASILWTEIEPANPVPRELAAIELIRFGKLDEAMQQIDLLMASNGKMNFEYLLQASRTSNQETRQQILAKLKEYTATYDDDKLWYAKGSLEAMNGNHQQAIKDYDRALKITPSYGNAILARAQSLIALNQLDDAMSYLAKQTSLWPEDKRLGVAYARYLMQQGQLEAAQQQFYRLSRNFPLDGDLVLSLALLSWENKHHEDAKQYFNQLLDMKHRADEANIYLARIAASEKNYEQASLHFQQVSVGPQYALAQIQQALLLQEQGKTEQALITLDAAGSALPKEKAKFIMAKSEVLSSAGRNVDAISALDQGLAELPDDTNMLYTRAMLREQEDDFAGMEADLRKVLELQPNNSAALNALGYTFADRNQRLNEAWDLIERAYNLNPKDPAIIDSMGWVKYRMGETQVALDFLRKAYDAFDDQEIAAHLGEVLWVTGQQEEAAIIWRNALEKAPDSQVLKDVMRRFLPSTP; via the coding sequence ATGATTTATAAACGATTTTTAGTACTCATTTCCACTGCTTCCGTACTTATTCTAAATGGCTGCGCCAGCGTCGGCATTGGCAAGAGTTCTCACGCCCCGCAACAATCAGCGCAACCCGCCAGCGTCGAGGCCGATCAACCGACCCGCTCGTTCGAGGGAGACACCCTGTTTGAGCTGCTGCTGGCTGAATTCGCTGGCAAGCGCAATCGCGCCGATGTGGCACTGGGCAAATATCTGAAACAAGCCCACGAAACCAGAGACCCTCAGGTCATAGAGCGCGCCACCTTCATTGCCCGCTATCTGGGCGCACACCAGGCTACCCTGGATGCCTCCATACTATGGACCGAAATAGAGCCTGCCAACCCAGTACCCAGAGAGCTTGCCGCCATTGAGCTGATTCGCTTCGGAAAGCTGGATGAAGCCATGCAGCAGATCGACCTGCTTATGGCCAGTAATGGCAAGATGAATTTTGAGTACCTGCTACAGGCCTCCCGCACCTCCAACCAGGAAACCCGCCAGCAGATACTCGCCAAACTGAAGGAATACACCGCCACCTACGATGACGACAAACTCTGGTACGCCAAAGGCTCCCTGGAAGCCATGAACGGCAATCATCAGCAAGCCATCAAGGATTACGACCGAGCGCTGAAGATCACCCCCAGTTACGGCAATGCCATCCTGGCGCGGGCACAATCGCTGATCGCCCTGAATCAATTGGACGACGCCATGAGTTACCTGGCCAAACAAACCAGCCTATGGCCCGAGGACAAGCGACTGGGCGTGGCTTACGCCCGCTACCTGATGCAACAAGGCCAACTGGAAGCCGCGCAACAGCAATTCTACCGACTATCCCGCAACTTCCCGCTGGATGGCGATCTGGTGCTGTCACTGGCCCTGCTCAGCTGGGAGAACAAACATCACGAAGATGCCAAGCAGTATTTCAACCAACTGCTGGACATGAAACATCGCGCCGACGAAGCAAACATCTACCTGGCCCGCATCGCCGCCAGCGAGAAGAACTACGAGCAAGCCAGCCTGCATTTCCAACAGGTCAGCGTAGGCCCTCAATACGCCCTCGCCCAGATTCAACAGGCTCTACTGCTGCAGGAACAGGGCAAAACAGAGCAAGCATTGATCACCCTGGACGCAGCAGGCTCAGCCCTACCCAAAGAAAAAGCAAAGTTCATTATGGCGAAAAGCGAGGTGTTGTCCTCGGCTGGGCGCAATGTCGACGCCATCAGCGCCCTGGATCAAGGCCTCGCGGAACTGCCTGATGACACCAACATGCTATACACCCGGGCCATGTTGCGGGAACAGGAAGACGACTTTGCCGGCATGGAAGCAGATCTGCGCAAAGTGCTGGAACTGCAACCCAACAACAGCGCCGCACTGAACGCCCTCGGCTATACCTTTGCCGATCGCAACCAGCGCTTGAACGAAGCCTGGGACCTGATCGAAAGAGCCTACAACCTAAACCCCAAAGATCCAGCCATTATCGACAGCATGGGCTGGGTCAAATACCGCATGGGCGAAACCCAGGTAGCATTGGACTTTCTGCGCAAAGCATACGACGCCTTCGACGACCAAGAGATCGCGGCCCATCTGGGGGAAGTACTTTGGGTTACCGGTCAACAGGAAGAAGCTGCTATCATCTGGCGCAATGCGCTGGAAAAAGCCCCGGACAGCCAGGTACTAAAAGACGTCATGCGCCGTTTTTTGCCCAGCACCCCCTAA
- the hemA gene encoding glutamyl-tRNA reductase: MALLAYGINHRTASVDLREKLAFSPDRVVSALNEVRDHARLREVAILSTCNRTELYCSADAENSELLLSWLGRYHALPVENISRCVYEFWNEAAVRHLMRVASGLDSMVLGEPQILGQLKTAYSVAQEAHTVGPELGRLFQHSFSAAKQIRTETGIGTNPVSVAFASVKLAKRIFSDLGKTSVLLIGAGETVELVARHLVEQGVKSITVANRTLSRANAIAEEFKARAITLSDIPLALPHADIVISSTASPLPILGKGAVEHALKIRKHKPMFMMDIAVPRDIEEEVSELADVYLYTVDDLQQVVEENRRQRKDAASKAETLVDSCMAQFMDSLKSLDAVDAIRNYRDKLETLRQLEMEKALQQIRSGTDAEVVMQRMSRSLINKVMHAPTTQLKQAAETGRNDQIEWAQQLLGIIEPNKPD, translated from the coding sequence ATGGCGTTACTCGCATACGGCATTAATCATCGCACCGCATCGGTAGATCTGCGGGAGAAACTGGCTTTTTCGCCAGACCGAGTTGTCAGCGCGCTGAATGAAGTGCGGGATCACGCACGTCTGCGAGAAGTCGCTATTCTGTCCACCTGTAACCGTACCGAACTGTATTGTTCTGCTGATGCTGAAAATTCCGAATTGTTGCTAAGTTGGTTAGGGCGCTACCACGCTCTGCCTGTTGAGAATATATCCCGTTGTGTCTATGAGTTCTGGAATGAGGCCGCCGTGCGCCACCTGATGCGGGTTGCCAGTGGGCTCGATTCCATGGTGTTGGGTGAGCCCCAGATCCTGGGTCAGCTTAAAACGGCCTATTCTGTGGCGCAGGAGGCGCATACCGTGGGCCCGGAGCTGGGCCGTTTGTTCCAGCATTCCTTTTCTGCTGCCAAGCAGATTCGAACCGAGACCGGTATTGGAACCAACCCCGTTTCGGTGGCGTTTGCGTCGGTTAAGTTGGCCAAGCGGATTTTCTCCGATTTGGGCAAGACCTCGGTTCTATTGATCGGTGCCGGTGAGACGGTGGAGTTGGTGGCCCGTCATCTGGTGGAGCAGGGGGTGAAGAGCATCACCGTGGCCAATCGAACCCTGTCCCGTGCCAATGCCATTGCCGAGGAGTTCAAGGCCCGCGCAATCACACTCAGTGACATCCCCTTGGCACTGCCCCATGCGGACATTGTGATTTCTTCCACCGCCAGCCCTCTGCCCATATTGGGTAAGGGGGCCGTTGAGCACGCACTTAAGATACGTAAGCATAAGCCTATGTTTATGATGGACATTGCCGTGCCCAGGGATATTGAAGAAGAAGTGTCGGAGCTGGCCGATGTTTACCTGTATACGGTGGACGACCTGCAGCAAGTGGTGGAAGAGAACCGCCGACAACGTAAGGATGCTGCCTCCAAGGCGGAGACGTTGGTAGACAGCTGCATGGCGCAATTCATGGATTCCCTGAAAAGCCTGGATGCGGTTGATGCAATTCGAAATTACCGTGACAAGCTGGAAACGTTGCGACAGCTGGAAATGGAAAAAGCCTTGCAGCAGATTCGCAGTGGTACCGATGCGGAAGTGGTCATGCAGCGAATGAGTCGGTCGCTGATCAATAAAGTGATGCATGCCCCCACCACCCAGCTGAAGCAGGCAGCAGAAACCGGCCGTAACGATCAGATTGAATGGGCCCAGCAGCTATTGGGCATCATCGAACCCAACAAGCCGGATTAG
- the prfA gene encoding peptide chain release factor 1 codes for MKDSLRMKLAGRSERYEEVGMLLGQPEIISDQNKFRKLSQEYAELEPVVQCYREYDQVLKNIDEAKSWLSDPDLKEMGEEELGVNEEKRDQLELDLQKLMLPKDPFDGSNVFLEVRAGTGGDEAAIFAGDLYRMYSRYAENVGWRTEVVSQNEGEHGGYKEIICRVIGDNVYSRLKFESGAHRVQRVPATESQGRIHTSACTVAILPEADEVTDIDVRSEDLRIDTYRSSGAGGQHVNTTDSAVRITHLPSGVVVECQDERSQHKNKAKAMSLLKSRLLQHAQDKQHKETSDARRNLVGSGDRSERIRTYNYPQGRVTDHRINLTLYRLPEIMQGELDDVIQPLVNEYQADQLAALSEEA; via the coding sequence ATGAAAGATTCTTTGCGAATGAAATTGGCCGGCCGCAGTGAGCGCTACGAAGAAGTAGGCATGCTGCTGGGACAGCCAGAGATAATTTCCGATCAAAACAAGTTTCGTAAGCTGTCCCAGGAATACGCCGAACTTGAACCGGTGGTGCAGTGCTATCGTGAATACGATCAGGTGTTGAAAAATATTGATGAGGCGAAGAGCTGGCTTAGTGATCCTGATCTGAAAGAAATGGGTGAAGAAGAGCTTGGCGTAAATGAAGAGAAACGTGATCAATTGGAGTTGGATCTGCAGAAGCTGATGCTGCCCAAAGACCCCTTCGATGGCAGTAACGTGTTTCTGGAGGTGCGTGCCGGTACCGGCGGCGATGAGGCCGCCATTTTTGCCGGTGACTTGTATCGGATGTATTCCCGCTACGCTGAAAATGTCGGTTGGCGGACGGAGGTGGTGAGCCAGAATGAGGGCGAGCATGGTGGTTATAAGGAAATTATCTGTCGTGTGATTGGCGACAATGTTTACTCACGGCTTAAGTTTGAGTCTGGCGCACATCGGGTGCAGCGGGTGCCTGCTACGGAATCCCAGGGTCGTATTCATACATCGGCCTGCACCGTCGCCATTTTGCCAGAGGCGGATGAGGTGACAGACATTGATGTTCGCAGTGAAGATCTGCGGATCGATACCTATCGCTCATCCGGTGCTGGTGGTCAGCACGTTAACACCACAGATTCGGCGGTGCGCATTACGCATTTGCCTTCTGGCGTGGTGGTGGAGTGTCAGGATGAACGCTCCCAGCATAAGAATAAAGCCAAGGCTATGTCGCTGTTGAAGTCTCGTTTGTTGCAGCACGCCCAGGATAAGCAGCATAAGGAAACCAGTGATGCCCGGCGTAATTTGGTAGGCAGTGGTGATCGCTCGGAGCGGATTCGAACTTACAACTATCCACAGGGCAGGGTAACGGATCATCGTATTAACCTGACGCTGTATCGTTTGCCCGAAATTATGCAAGGTGAGCTGGATGATGTGATTCAGCCGCTGGTTAATGAGTATCAGGCGGATCAGCTGGCTGCATTGTCTGAAGAGGCCTGA
- the prmC gene encoding peptide chain release factor N(5)-glutamine methyltransferase produces METVASSLKWAELALVQASAELLESCKVDSQWLLAHVLQRNGAWLRAWPDHELTAEQWQQYQLLVERRSAGEPVAYLTGSQGFWTLELAVTEDTLVPRPDTELLVEQVLAQADAELASVERLNMLDLGTGSGAIALALASERPHWNITATDIHGPTLAVAARNSEALNLPIQLIQSAWFEQLGGQQFHIIASNPPYIEDQDAHLQGVGVRYEPIRALASGADGLDDIRIIVAQSSAHLHAGGWLLLEHGCDQGGAVRALMTASGFAQVVTVQDLADRDRVTLGQWPSNQGACHA; encoded by the coding sequence ATGGAAACCGTTGCCAGTAGTTTGAAATGGGCCGAATTGGCGCTGGTGCAGGCTTCAGCTGAGCTGCTGGAAAGCTGCAAGGTGGACAGTCAGTGGTTGTTGGCGCACGTGCTGCAGCGTAATGGTGCCTGGTTGCGAGCGTGGCCGGATCACGAGCTGACGGCAGAGCAGTGGCAGCAGTATCAGTTATTGGTTGAGCGGCGTAGCGCGGGTGAGCCGGTGGCCTACCTGACCGGTAGCCAGGGGTTCTGGACGCTTGAGTTGGCGGTTACAGAGGATACCCTGGTGCCACGGCCGGATACCGAGTTGTTGGTAGAGCAGGTGTTGGCGCAGGCAGATGCCGAACTTGCGAGTGTCGAACGTCTTAATATGTTGGATCTTGGTACCGGTAGCGGTGCAATTGCATTGGCGCTTGCCAGCGAGCGCCCCCACTGGAATATCACCGCTACCGATATTCATGGCCCGACCTTGGCGGTGGCCGCACGTAATAGTGAAGCGCTGAATCTACCGATTCAGTTGATCCAAAGTGCCTGGTTCGAGCAGCTGGGGGGTCAGCAATTTCACATCATCGCCTCTAATCCTCCCTATATTGAAGATCAGGATGCCCACCTGCAAGGTGTTGGTGTGCGCTATGAGCCGATTCGTGCTCTTGCCTCTGGGGCTGATGGTTTGGATGATATTCGAATCATCGTGGCGCAGTCGTCAGCTCATCTACATGCTGGTGGCTGGTTATTGTTGGAGCACGGATGTGATCAGGGTGGTGCTGTGCGGGCGCTGATGACTGCCAGCGGCTTTGCGCAAGTTGTCACGGTACAGGATTTGGCTGATCGTGATCGTGTTACCCTCGGACAATGGCCAAGCAATCAGGGAGCCTGTCATGCTTAA
- a CDS encoding HesA/MoeB/ThiF family protein, protein MLKDEELLRYSRQIMLPELDIAGQEKLRSATVLVVGVGGLGSPVAMYLAAAGVGKLILVDHDQVDLSNLQRQIAHTTDRIGESKVASAQRTLQSLNPHCDVVALPVKLDEQNAAEWVSGCQVVVDCSDNFAVRFLLNRLSVKYRVPLVSGAAIRLDGQVSVYDPRNAASPCYRCLFDETGEEDLRCTTNGVLAPLVGLVGSIQATETIKVLCGLGQPLTGKLLIVDALTMQFRSVKLKKNPACEVCGAP, encoded by the coding sequence ATGCTTAAGGATGAAGAACTGCTGCGTTACAGCCGTCAGATCATGCTGCCGGAGCTGGATATCGCCGGGCAGGAAAAGCTGCGCTCTGCCACCGTGCTGGTGGTGGGTGTAGGAGGGCTGGGATCCCCTGTTGCAATGTATCTGGCCGCCGCAGGGGTCGGTAAGTTGATCTTGGTGGATCACGATCAGGTGGATCTTAGTAATCTGCAAAGGCAAATCGCACACACCACCGATCGTATCGGTGAGAGCAAGGTAGCATCGGCCCAGCGCACATTGCAGAGCCTGAATCCTCATTGTGACGTGGTGGCGTTGCCCGTCAAACTGGATGAGCAAAATGCTGCCGAGTGGGTGAGTGGGTGCCAGGTTGTGGTTGATTGCAGTGATAACTTTGCAGTGCGTTTTCTGCTGAATCGTCTCAGCGTGAAGTACCGTGTACCCTTGGTGTCAGGGGCTGCAATTCGCCTGGATGGGCAGGTCAGTGTGTATGATCCCCGCAACGCGGCTAGCCCCTGTTATCGTTGTTTGTTTGATGAAACCGGAGAAGAAGATCTGCGCTGTACAACCAATGGTGTATTGGCACCGCTGGTTGGATTGGTGGGCAGCATTCAAGCCACCGAGACCATCAAGGTGCTGTGTGGGTTAGGCCAGCCTTTGACGGGTAAGTTGCTGATCGTGGATGCTCTCACCATGCAGTTTCGTTCCGTTAAACTGAAAAAGAACCCGGCATGCGAAGTGTGTGGAGCCCCGTAG
- a CDS encoding S-(hydroxymethyl)glutathione dehydrogenase/class III alcohol dehydrogenase — protein sequence MKTRAAVAWEAGKPLTIEEVELQGPKAGEVMVKLAATGVCHTDAFTLSGADPEGIFPSILGHEGAGEVVEVGPGVTSVAVGDHVIPLYTPECGKCKFCLSGKTNLCQAIRSTQGQGLMPDGTSRFSQNGKTIFHYMGTSTFSEYTVLPEIAVAKINKAAPLDKVCLLGCGITTGIGAVLNTAKVEPGSTVAVFGLGGIGLSVIQGAVMAKAERIIAIDLNEDKFEMAKMLGATDCVNPKNYDQPIQDVIVDLTDGGVDYSFECIGNVNVMRSALECCHKGWGESVIIGVAGAGQEIATRPFQLVTGRVWRGSAFGGVKGRSQLPDYVDRYMKGEIKIDEMVTFTMPLDDINRAFDLMHDGEAIRSVVIY from the coding sequence ATGAAAACTCGCGCCGCCGTTGCCTGGGAAGCAGGTAAGCCTCTTACGATTGAAGAAGTTGAACTGCAAGGCCCTAAAGCCGGTGAGGTCATGGTCAAACTTGCTGCTACGGGTGTCTGTCATACCGACGCGTTTACCTTGAGTGGTGCTGACCCGGAAGGCATCTTTCCCTCAATACTGGGTCACGAAGGTGCCGGTGAGGTGGTGGAAGTCGGGCCTGGTGTGACCAGTGTTGCGGTGGGTGATCATGTTATTCCGCTGTATACCCCTGAGTGTGGTAAGTGCAAATTCTGTTTGTCAGGTAAAACCAATCTGTGTCAGGCCATTCGCTCCACTCAAGGGCAGGGCTTGATGCCGGATGGCACCTCGCGTTTCAGTCAGAATGGCAAAACCATTTTCCACTATATGGGAACCTCCACCTTTTCTGAATACACAGTTTTGCCGGAAATTGCTGTTGCCAAAATCAACAAAGCAGCACCGTTGGATAAAGTGTGTCTGTTGGGCTGTGGCATTACCACCGGCATTGGGGCGGTGTTGAATACGGCTAAGGTAGAGCCGGGCTCCACCGTGGCGGTGTTTGGCTTGGGCGGTATTGGCCTGTCGGTGATTCAAGGGGCTGTGATGGCCAAGGCTGAGCGCATTATTGCCATAGATCTTAATGAAGATAAGTTTGAGATGGCCAAGATGTTGGGTGCCACTGACTGTGTGAATCCGAAAAACTACGATCAGCCGATTCAGGATGTGATTGTGGATCTTACCGACGGTGGTGTGGATTATTCATTCGAGTGCATCGGTAACGTGAATGTGATGCGTTCGGCATTGGAATGTTGCCATAAAGGTTGGGGCGAATCGGTCATTATTGGCGTAGCTGGTGCGGGTCAGGAAATTGCCACCCGGCCTTTTCAGCTGGTAACTGGCCGTGTGTGGCGCGGCAGTGCATTCGGCGGTGTGAAAGGGCGTTCGCAGTTGCCTGATTATGTCGATCGTTACATGAAAGGTGAAATCAAAATTGATGAGATGGTGACCTTTACCATGCCGTTGGATGACATTAATCGAGCCTTCGATTTGATGCATGACGGTGAAGCCATTCGGTCGGTAGTGATCTACTGA
- the fghA gene encoding S-formylglutathione hydrolase — MDIIEDVLCFGGRQLRVKHTSESCHCDMVFSVFLPPQAEQGKVPVVWWLSGLTCNDQNFVTKAGAQRVAAELGVAIVAPDTSPRGDGVADDPDGAWDFGLGAGFYVNATQAPYDRHYRMYDYVQAELPALLAKRFPLDIERQSIMGHSMGGHGALTLALRHPDQYRSVSAFAPICVPSQVSWGQKAFGGYFGGDESLWLEHDAVALIEKSGFDKPILVDQGAADSFLQNQLKPELLEQACERAGVALTLNQREGYDHSYFFIASFIEEHFRYHGRFLSR; from the coding sequence ATGGACATTATTGAAGACGTTCTCTGCTTTGGCGGGCGTCAATTGCGCGTCAAGCATACCTCCGAGAGTTGCCATTGCGATATGGTGTTCTCTGTGTTTCTTCCGCCTCAGGCTGAGCAGGGCAAGGTACCCGTGGTGTGGTGGCTGTCGGGATTGACCTGTAACGATCAGAACTTTGTTACCAAAGCCGGTGCGCAGCGAGTTGCGGCGGAACTTGGCGTGGCCATCGTAGCGCCTGATACCAGCCCCCGAGGGGATGGCGTTGCCGACGACCCGGATGGGGCCTGGGACTTTGGGTTAGGTGCAGGGTTCTATGTGAATGCAACGCAGGCACCTTATGATCGCCATTACCGGATGTACGATTATGTGCAGGCGGAGCTGCCTGCTTTGCTGGCGAAGCGGTTCCCTTTGGATATCGAGCGGCAAAGTATCATGGGGCATTCCATGGGCGGGCATGGCGCGTTGACGCTGGCATTGCGGCACCCTGATCAGTACCGTTCGGTGTCTGCTTTTGCGCCTATATGTGTGCCCAGTCAGGTGTCTTGGGGGCAGAAGGCTTTTGGCGGATATTTTGGCGGTGATGAGTCTCTATGGTTGGAGCATGACGCTGTGGCTTTGATAGAGAAATCAGGCTTTGATAAGCCAATTCTAGTGGATCAGGGTGCGGCGGACAGTTTTCTGCAAAATCAATTGAAGCCTGAGCTGCTGGAGCAAGCCTGCGAAAGGGCGGGTGTGGCCTTAACCCTGAATCAGCGGGAAGGTTATGACCACAGTTACTTTTTTATTGCGAGTTTTATAGAAGAACATTTTAGGTATCACGGTCGATTTTTAAGTAGATAA
- a CDS encoding NHL repeat-containing protein translates to MKKHGMAVILAVGALAVTACVKQVWTTTYASFDNDYSSSGTLLLTADSVLTVGFTEMSSNVGEHDGVFVANFDRDGQLQWETLIPGLQGHMSRLAGGRVLAVDQNGNSFLAWSNVGESRFQLFKVSAQGQLVASTEVPTVNLGYVDDVKVGPDGVVYVSSREGSRLHAFDNDGELLWDIAYDLPPAELPFYLHQFQVATLHVLSDGNLLLASGRYLKVISPEGSELVSLTPEALGLQRFTKASVQGGTVWTVGVDDVNEGSEGTLYGLSANLDSFSSTPIGFVNGRVFLSAGEQRVCMVLGPDYLQGRSENYEVEQYDLLGEWLVSTSVPVSNSGYWAMQGVRAATSGCYVAESFSVSGISSSGRVSFVSQSGKVADVVKVADATVDDFAVDGNYVYQVGITGEYDGSFTAVSLAKHQRY, encoded by the coding sequence ATGAAGAAGCATGGCATGGCTGTCATTTTGGCAGTTGGGGCTTTAGCGGTAACTGCCTGTGTAAAGCAGGTATGGACGACGACGTACGCCAGTTTTGATAACGATTACAGCAGTTCTGGTACGTTGTTGCTCACAGCTGACAGTGTTCTCACTGTTGGTTTCACCGAGATGAGTAGCAATGTTGGCGAACACGATGGTGTGTTTGTGGCCAATTTTGATCGCGATGGGCAATTGCAATGGGAGACCTTAATTCCTGGTTTACAGGGGCATATGTCGCGACTTGCAGGTGGCAGAGTGTTAGCTGTGGATCAGAATGGCAATAGCTTCCTGGCTTGGTCTAATGTTGGGGAGAGTCGTTTCCAGTTGTTTAAAGTCAGCGCTCAAGGCCAGTTGGTTGCCAGTACAGAGGTGCCGACAGTTAACCTGGGGTATGTTGATGATGTCAAGGTAGGGCCTGACGGAGTTGTGTATGTGTCCTCTCGCGAAGGTTCGCGATTGCATGCTTTCGATAATGATGGCGAGCTTCTGTGGGATATTGCCTACGATCTGCCCCCAGCTGAACTTCCATTTTACCTTCACCAGTTTCAGGTGGCTACCTTGCATGTATTGTCGGATGGGAATCTTTTACTCGCTAGTGGGCGATACCTGAAAGTTATTTCGCCGGAGGGTTCGGAGTTAGTCAGTCTTACTCCAGAGGCTCTTGGATTGCAGCGGTTTACTAAGGCGTCGGTGCAGGGAGGCACCGTCTGGACTGTCGGTGTAGATGATGTGAATGAAGGTAGCGAAGGTACGTTATATGGCTTGTCCGCAAATTTGGATAGTTTTTCGAGCACCCCGATTGGATTCGTGAATGGACGGGTTTTCTTGAGTGCGGGGGAGCAAAGGGTTTGTATGGTTCTCGGCCCGGACTACCTCCAGGGGCGGTCGGAAAATTATGAAGTGGAGCAGTATGATCTTTTGGGTGAATGGTTGGTTAGTACTTCTGTCCCGGTGAGCAATTCGGGATATTGGGCGATGCAGGGAGTGAGGGCTGCGACGTCCGGGTGTTATGTGGCTGAATCCTTTTCAGTATCAGGTATTTCGTCCTCAGGGCGTGTTAGCTTCGTGAGTCAGAGCGGAAAAGTGGCTGATGTGGTGAAAGTTGCCGACGCAACTGTGGATGATTTCGCTGTGGATGGAAATTATGTCTATCAGGTGGGAATAACCGGTGAATATGATGGCAGTTTTACCGCAGTTTCGTTAGCAAAGCATCAGCGGTATTAG